One Sodalinema gerasimenkoae IPPAS B-353 DNA segment encodes these proteins:
- the ldpA gene encoding circadian clock protein LdpA translates to MTNLRHPLHSLKQGTWFKLICGASFQDLPAVHNLSLAYTLAGVDCIDVAADPAVVEAARGGITAAQAYVESARSRGLSPNPKPWLMVSLNDADDPHFRKAQFNPDDCPPDCPRPCEAVCPAAAIAFTEEHQGVIEERCYGCGRCLPICPQGLIGANAYRTSPETLAPFILSMAVDAIEIHTQPGHSQDFQALWRAIAPWRTHLKQLAISCLHSPQSLEYLRSLYDIIGDAFPEPIWQTDGRSMSGDIGKGTSKATIQFGQQVLAANLPGYVQLAGGTNQHTVPKLQSLGLFNNRLNCEQSSSNTPLTRPKPAKYIAGIAYGSYARAILSPMLTALNSIEQGCAMSSSVYLDQHPPLLWAAVERARSLVALHHQPSAILKAH, encoded by the coding sequence GTGACTAACCTGAGACACCCGTTACATTCCTTAAAACAGGGAACCTGGTTCAAGTTAATCTGCGGAGCCAGTTTCCAAGACCTGCCTGCCGTGCATAACCTGAGTTTGGCATATACCTTAGCCGGAGTTGATTGTATTGATGTAGCCGCTGATCCGGCAGTGGTTGAGGCAGCTCGTGGGGGCATTACGGCGGCCCAAGCCTATGTGGAGTCGGCGCGATCGCGGGGACTATCTCCCAATCCCAAGCCCTGGCTCATGGTCAGTTTAAACGATGCCGATGATCCTCATTTTCGTAAAGCGCAGTTTAATCCCGATGACTGTCCACCCGACTGTCCCCGTCCCTGTGAGGCCGTCTGTCCAGCGGCGGCGATCGCCTTCACCGAGGAGCATCAGGGCGTGATTGAGGAACGCTGTTATGGTTGTGGCCGTTGTTTACCCATTTGTCCCCAAGGACTCATTGGGGCGAATGCCTATCGCACCAGTCCTGAAACTCTAGCCCCCTTTATCCTGTCTATGGCTGTTGACGCCATTGAAATTCATACCCAACCCGGTCATAGCCAGGACTTCCAAGCTCTTTGGCGGGCGATCGCCCCTTGGCGAACCCATCTCAAACAACTGGCAATTAGTTGTCTACACAGTCCCCAGAGTTTAGAGTATCTGCGATCGCTCTACGACATCATCGGTGACGCCTTTCCCGAACCCATCTGGCAAACCGACGGGCGATCGATGAGTGGAGACATTGGCAAAGGAACCAGCAAAGCCACCATCCAATTTGGGCAACAGGTTCTCGCGGCCAACCTTCCCGGATATGTCCAACTCGCCGGAGGGACCAACCAACATACTGTCCCCAAACTGCAATCCCTAGGCTTGTTTAACAACCGATTAAATTGCGAACAATCTTCGTCTAACACGCCATTAACCCGGCCAAAACCCGCTAAATATATAGCAGGGATTGCCTACGGCAGTTATGCCCGAGCCATTTTGTCCCCCATGTTGACCGCATTAAACAGCATTGAGCAGGGTTGCGCCATGTCTTCTTCCGTATACCTAGATCAGCATCCTCCACTTCTCTGGGCCGCCGTCGAGCGGGCGCGATCGCTCGTGGCCCTCCACCATCAGCCCTCAGCGATCTTAAAAGCCCACTAA
- a CDS encoding EamA family transporter — protein MLWLILSLVTAFFESLRDVANKTSSTLHNDYVITWSLNAFTALLLLPFTLVLGTPTISPPFWNALLAGSFLNAIAYLYFIKAIRLSDLSKVAPLTTFTPLFLLLTSPILVGEFPTTWGLLGILLIVSGAYLLNFAQRQTSYLQPLRALLNERGARFMLLVAFLWSLTSNFDKIGLQNSSPLFWVITVYAANALWLFPLMLLKCQDWRQQIQAKPLPLLAIGGFNAIAVACQMTALSLTLVAYVIAIKRTSALFNVLWGRFIFQETGLKQRLLGTTIMVLGVAVIALS, from the coding sequence ATGCTCTGGCTCATTCTTTCCCTGGTGACGGCGTTCTTTGAATCCCTGCGAGACGTCGCCAATAAAACCTCATCCACCCTTCACAACGACTACGTCATCACCTGGTCCCTCAACGCCTTTACCGCCCTTCTCCTACTCCCCTTTACCCTCGTCCTCGGCACTCCCACCATTAGCCCCCCCTTCTGGAACGCCTTGCTGGCCGGCAGTTTCCTGAATGCGATCGCCTACCTCTACTTTATCAAGGCCATCCGCCTGTCCGACCTCTCCAAAGTTGCCCCCCTCACCACCTTTACCCCCCTCTTTCTCCTCCTCACCTCCCCCATTCTCGTCGGTGAATTTCCTACCACCTGGGGCTTACTGGGGATTCTCCTGATTGTCAGTGGTGCTTATCTCCTCAACTTCGCCCAACGTCAAACCAGCTATCTCCAACCCCTGCGCGCCCTCCTCAACGAACGAGGGGCCCGCTTTATGTTGCTCGTGGCCTTTCTCTGGAGTCTCACCTCCAACTTCGACAAAATTGGCCTGCAAAACTCCTCACCCCTATTTTGGGTGATCACCGTTTACGCCGCCAATGCCCTCTGGCTATTCCCCCTGATGCTGCTTAAATGCCAAGATTGGAGACAGCAAATTCAAGCCAAACCCTTACCTCTGTTGGCTATTGGGGGGTTCAATGCGATCGCCGTCGCCTGTCAGATGACGGCCCTCTCCCTCACCCTCGTCGCCTACGTCATCGCCATTAAACGCACCAGCGCCTTATTTAATGTCCTCTGGGGGCGATTTATCTTCCAAGAAACTGGCCTCAAACAACGACTTCTCGGAACCACCATTATGGTTCTGGGAGTCGCCGTGATTGCCCTCTCGTAA
- a CDS encoding lecithin retinol acyltransferase family protein, with translation MARGDQIYVIRPFFHLDGLYEHHGIDCGDGTVIHYSKREDEATVKRTSMGAFTGNKPVYTRKYPAHYIAETTLQRAESRLGERKYNLLFNNCEHFATWCKTGISDSKQVRKFAPLLATLNPDQLLGKINQSFQDGHQQDAPSMLDGALGEIKLAWDDLQPRYNQAVQEMQSWDKVAHRALERDREDLARAALHRKREFRLKAQDLKQHLDRLAKMTETLVQQRQAIDN, from the coding sequence ATGGCACGCGGCGACCAGATTTATGTAATTCGTCCCTTCTTCCATCTCGATGGCCTCTACGAACACCACGGGATTGATTGTGGGGATGGCACTGTAATTCACTATTCTAAGCGGGAGGATGAGGCGACGGTGAAACGCACCTCCATGGGGGCCTTCACCGGGAACAAACCCGTTTACACCCGCAAGTACCCCGCCCATTATATTGCTGAAACCACCCTGCAACGGGCCGAGAGTCGCCTAGGAGAGCGCAAATACAATCTGCTGTTCAACAACTGCGAACATTTCGCCACCTGGTGCAAGACAGGGATTAGTGACAGCAAGCAAGTCCGCAAGTTTGCCCCCCTGTTAGCCACCCTCAACCCGGATCAGTTATTGGGCAAAATCAACCAGTCGTTCCAAGATGGTCATCAACAGGATGCCCCCAGTATGTTGGACGGGGCCTTAGGGGAAATCAAACTCGCTTGGGATGACCTACAACCCCGTTACAATCAAGCTGTGCAGGAGATGCAATCTTGGGATAAGGTGGCGCACAGGGCCCTAGAACGCGATCGCGAGGATCTAGCCCGGGCCGCCCTCCACCGCAAACGAGAGTTTCGCCTCAAAGCCCAAGATCTCAAACAACACCTCGATCGCCTCGCCAAAATGACGGAAACCCTCGTCCAACAACGCCAGGCCATTGACAATTAG
- a CDS encoding R3H domain-containing nucleic acid-binding protein has translation MQRSTDDLTRLLSILPEPIQTHIEQHPQRDVLIEIVMDLGRRPEARFPGQAEYLSDDPITQQDLQDCVDRVGHFGGDNRAGIEKTLHRISAIRNRSGDIIGLTCRVGRAVFGTIGLIRDLVERGQSILMLGRPGVGKTTALREIARVLADDLQKRVVIIDTSNEIAGDGDIPHPAIGRARRMQVARPELQHQVMIEAVENHMPEVVVIDEIGTELEALAARTIAERGVQLVGTAHGNRIENLIKNPTLADLIGGIGSVTLGDDEARRRGTQKTVLERKAPPTFEIAVEMLERYRWVVHESVSDTVDIWLRGRQPNPQVRTMNETGKVLISHELPDAPIAPKPPKNAGVRGWRASGQMKPLPRTNGVATSSPQKHFEQLLDASLSNSPEFDRFGNEIVDEGERFYLYPYAISRGQLEEVIGVLELPVVITKDLDEANAVLALRSHFRNHSKLRHVAKARQIPIHLIKSSTIPQITRALRRLLQMEDPGIPDVADLRLFSNNASDDEIEALEEARLAVEQIVLPKGQPVELLPRSPKVRKIQHELVEHYRLKSDSFGDEPNRRLRIYPA, from the coding sequence ATGCAGCGCAGCACCGACGATCTCACTCGACTCCTCAGCATTCTCCCCGAACCCATCCAAACCCATATCGAACAACATCCCCAGCGGGACGTTCTCATCGAAATTGTCATGGACTTAGGGCGACGGCCCGAGGCCCGCTTTCCCGGCCAAGCCGAATATCTCAGCGACGATCCGATCACCCAACAAGACTTACAAGATTGTGTTGATCGCGTGGGACATTTCGGCGGCGACAACCGGGCCGGTATCGAGAAAACCCTACACCGCATCAGCGCCATCCGTAACCGCAGCGGCGACATCATCGGCCTCACCTGTCGCGTCGGGCGAGCCGTTTTCGGCACCATTGGCCTGATTCGCGATTTAGTCGAACGGGGTCAATCTATTCTCATGCTCGGTCGCCCAGGCGTAGGCAAAACCACCGCCCTACGGGAGATTGCCCGAGTTCTCGCCGACGACTTACAAAAGCGAGTGGTCATTATCGACACCTCCAACGAAATTGCCGGAGATGGCGACATCCCCCACCCCGCCATCGGCCGGGCGCGACGAATGCAGGTGGCCCGCCCCGAACTGCAACATCAGGTGATGATTGAAGCCGTCGAGAACCATATGCCCGAAGTGGTGGTCATCGACGAAATCGGCACCGAACTCGAAGCCCTGGCCGCCCGCACCATTGCCGAACGGGGGGTGCAACTGGTGGGAACCGCCCACGGAAACCGGATCGAGAACCTGATTAAAAACCCAACTCTGGCGGACTTAATTGGTGGGATTGGTTCAGTCACCCTCGGGGACGATGAAGCACGACGGCGGGGAACCCAAAAAACAGTCCTCGAACGCAAAGCCCCGCCCACCTTTGAGATTGCCGTGGAGATGTTAGAACGGTATCGCTGGGTGGTGCATGAGAGTGTCTCGGATACCGTAGATATCTGGCTGCGGGGACGACAGCCGAACCCTCAAGTGCGGACCATGAATGAGACTGGCAAGGTGTTAATTTCCCATGAGTTACCCGATGCCCCCATTGCCCCAAAACCCCCAAAAAATGCCGGGGTGCGGGGTTGGCGAGCCTCGGGACAGATGAAACCCCTGCCCCGCACCAATGGAGTCGCCACCAGTTCCCCTCAGAAACATTTTGAGCAGTTATTGGATGCCTCTCTCTCCAACAGTCCTGAGTTTGACCGCTTTGGCAATGAAATTGTGGATGAGGGAGAACGATTTTATCTCTATCCCTATGCCATTAGTCGCGGCCAGTTGGAAGAAGTGATTGGGGTGTTGGAGTTACCGGTGGTGATTACCAAGGATTTGGATGAAGCCAATGCTGTTTTGGCGTTGCGATCGCACTTCCGCAATCACTCGAAACTCCGCCATGTCGCCAAAGCCCGACAAATTCCCATCCATCTGATTAAATCCAGTACCATCCCGCAGATTACCCGGGCCTTGCGACGGTTGTTGCAAATGGAGGATCCTGGCATTCCCGATGTGGCGGATTTACGGCTGTTTAGTAACAATGCCAGTGATGATGAGATTGAGGCCCTAGAGGAGGCCCGTTTGGCGGTCGAACAGATTGTGCTGCCGAAAGGGCAACCAGTGGAGTTGTTACCGCGATCGCCCAAAGTCCGAAAAATCCAGCATGAACTGGTGGAACACTATCGCCTCAAATCCGATAGTTTCGGCGATGAACCCAATCGTCGCCTGCGGATTTACCCCGCCTAA
- a CDS encoding Uma2 family endonuclease: MVDASRRWQTPLPTMYDLPSEFPEELGLPDQFHELQPTLLSITCKPSNYSPEDCLTAQDLNVYYDPHHTLWHKRPDWFMVLGATHVDQQDQLRWSYVIWQEGISPFLVVELLSPGTEAEDLGRGSMRLADQPPNKWQVYEQILQVPFYAVFDRIQNQFRLFILTGGRYQEQDLPERRFWFEELGLGLGVWTGPYRGVNGRWLRWYDADWTCIPTPAEEAQRERQEAETARQQAEQERQRAEAAEAALNQAQSAAQQAQEQAISNFLAMGLDVAQIAAALGVSEALVQRVRDGLGD; encoded by the coding sequence ATGGTTGACGCCTCTCGCCGCTGGCAAACTCCCTTACCGACCATGTATGACCTCCCCAGCGAATTCCCGGAGGAACTTGGTTTGCCGGATCAATTTCATGAGTTACAACCGACGCTCTTAAGCATTACCTGTAAACCGTCAAACTACTCGCCAGAAGACTGTTTGACGGCTCAAGACCTCAATGTCTATTATGACCCTCACCATACCCTCTGGCATAAACGGCCCGATTGGTTCATGGTTCTCGGGGCTACCCACGTTGACCAACAAGACCAGTTACGCTGGAGTTATGTCATCTGGCAAGAGGGAATCTCTCCCTTTCTGGTGGTAGAACTCTTGTCACCGGGGACGGAGGCGGAAGATTTAGGACGCGGTAGTATGCGTCTGGCCGATCAACCCCCCAATAAATGGCAAGTCTATGAGCAAATTCTGCAAGTTCCCTTCTATGCGGTGTTCGATCGCATCCAAAATCAGTTCCGACTGTTTATCCTAACGGGCGGCCGCTATCAAGAACAAGACTTGCCCGAACGCCGTTTCTGGTTCGAGGAACTGGGGTTAGGGTTAGGAGTCTGGACTGGCCCCTATCGTGGCGTGAACGGACGCTGGTTGCGTTGGTATGATGCGGATTGGACCTGTATCCCCACCCCCGCTGAAGAAGCGCAACGGGAACGGCAAGAGGCGGAAACCGCCCGTCAACAAGCCGAACAAGAACGGCAACGAGCCGAAGCCGCAGAAGCCGCCCTCAATCAAGCCCAGAGCGCGGCTCAGCAGGCTCAGGAACAAGCCATCAGCAACTTTTTGGCGATGGGTCTTGATGTGGCACAAATTGCAGCGGCGCTGGGCGTTTCTGAGGCGCTGGTGCAACGGGTTCGCGATGGGTTAGGGGACTAG
- a CDS encoding nuclear transport factor 2 family protein, with product MTLNFPTSNPQRHFPRLLSSLILGAIASGLTSSLLPPPSYANQDAPEDLQELLQSIDKTATEGDIEALMRFYSDSFRHYDGLSRENFQASLEQLWERFPNLNYDSEILSWDETANGYEVETETTIVGLQARDLPNTELRATVRSRQTYENGQIVSQEILQEEIRILSGDNPPNVRVNLPLETSPNSRYHFDLIVEEPLGEDLILGAAMQEPVSSHSHLNPNVLELEPLNAGGLFKVGEVDNGEGDYWVSGAIVRRGGIAIVSRRMRVN from the coding sequence ATGACCCTCAATTTCCCAACCTCCAACCCGCAACGGCACTTCCCTCGTCTTCTCTCATCCCTGATCCTTGGGGCGATCGCCTCGGGCCTCACCAGCAGCTTGCTGCCCCCACCCAGTTACGCCAACCAAGATGCCCCCGAGGACTTGCAAGAACTCCTGCAAAGCATCGACAAAACCGCCACCGAGGGGGATATTGAAGCCTTGATGCGCTTCTATAGCGATAGCTTCCGTCATTACGATGGACTCAGCCGCGAGAACTTCCAGGCCTCTCTCGAACAACTTTGGGAACGCTTCCCCAACCTAAACTACGATAGCGAGATTCTCTCCTGGGACGAGACCGCTAACGGCTACGAGGTGGAAACGGAAACCACCATTGTTGGCTTGCAGGCCCGGGATTTACCCAATACCGAACTTCGGGCCACCGTGCGATCGCGCCAAACTTATGAAAATGGACAAATCGTCTCTCAAGAGATTCTCCAGGAAGAAATCCGCATTCTCTCAGGAGACAATCCCCCCAATGTGCGCGTCAATCTTCCCTTAGAAACCTCTCCTAACAGTCGCTATCACTTTGATTTAATTGTCGAAGAACCCCTCGGGGAAGATTTAATCCTCGGGGCCGCCATGCAGGAACCGGTATCGAGTCATAGTCATCTCAATCCCAATGTCTTGGAACTCGAACCCCTTAATGCTGGGGGTTTGTTCAAGGTTGGGGAAGTCGATAACGGAGAAGGAGACTATTGGGTATCTGGGGCGATCGTCCGTCGGGGAGGGATTGCTATTGTTAGCCGTAGAATGCGGGTAAATTAG
- a CDS encoding Crp/Fnr family transcriptional regulator, whose amino-acid sequence MDFPDRLLHRLKQTPLTANLSESEQQQLLELSSYCEAEAGQLVFAEGSPSDHLWLLLEGEGERLQEAESGQLLLLGGVRAGDTLSALDFLLERPYSSSLRATSDCSLFMIHRQHWQRLLNGSRVGSKLALRLVAMAQQHFEQGLAATEALLETYQQAIALLRPPESSEEGVDYSLWAQIQESRDRLEKQQQMLRKQLPLATPKPTRSSPGKTTADVTQTIAPGDSETHAIALSMGSVSGRNGHGNGHSGGGWGDPLDGVRFWQERSREWSFWGGLGRSSMLWEASVRKSHLICLMNSSTAGTQPRRWPNEPPPPGKATIE is encoded by the coding sequence ATGGACTTCCCTGATCGCCTGTTACACCGACTCAAACAAACGCCACTCACCGCCAATCTCTCAGAAAGTGAACAGCAACAGCTTTTAGAACTGTCCAGTTACTGCGAGGCGGAGGCGGGACAGCTCGTTTTTGCCGAGGGGAGTCCCAGTGATCATCTGTGGCTGCTGTTAGAGGGGGAGGGGGAACGACTCCAGGAAGCCGAAAGCGGCCAGTTATTGCTCCTAGGAGGCGTTCGAGCTGGGGATACCCTATCGGCGCTCGATTTTCTTCTGGAACGCCCCTATAGCAGTAGTTTACGGGCGACGTCTGATTGCTCTTTGTTCATGATTCATCGCCAGCATTGGCAACGGTTACTCAATGGGAGTCGGGTGGGGAGTAAGTTAGCCTTACGGTTGGTAGCCATGGCTCAACAGCACTTTGAACAAGGCTTAGCGGCGACGGAAGCGTTGTTGGAGACCTATCAGCAGGCGATCGCCCTGTTACGGCCTCCTGAGTCCTCTGAGGAGGGGGTCGATTACAGCCTTTGGGCCCAGATTCAGGAGAGCCGCGATCGCCTGGAAAAACAACAGCAGATGTTACGCAAACAATTGCCCCTGGCGACTCCGAAACCCACGCGATCATCGCCTGGAAAAACAACAGCAGATGTTACGCAAACAATTGCCCCTGGCGACTCCGAAACCCACGCGATCGCCCTCTCGATGGGGTCCGTTTCTGGCAGGAACGGTCACGGGAATGGTCATTCTGGGGGGGGTTGGGGCGACCCTCTCGATGGGGTCCGTTTCTGGCAGGAACGGTCACGGGAATGGTCATTCTGGGGGGGGTTGGGGCGATCGTCTATGCTATGGGAGGCTTCAGTTCGCAAGAGTCATCTAATCTGTCTGATGAACAGTTCAACAGCCGGAACACAGCCGAGACGATGGCCAAATGAGCCGCCTCCTCCTGGCAAAGCAACGATAGAATAG
- the ruvB gene encoding Holliday junction branch migration DNA helicase RuvB — translation MAIISSQSNSSPAGDNRNPLLQPETTAEDVAEYSPDETQPTEKAKTQIQADEKIRPQQLSDYIGQSELKEVLHIAILAAQSRQEALDHLLLYGPPGLGKTTMALILAAEMGVGCKITTAPSLERPRDIVGLLVNLKPGDVLFIDEIHRLSPMTEELLYPAMEDYRLDITIGKGKTARTRSIDLQPFTLVGATTRVGALTSPLRDRFGLVQRLRFYEPDELSQIVQRTAKLLDTPLTDSGALEIARRSRGTPRIVNRLLKRVRDYAQVKASGTITEEIAKAALELFEVDPMGLDWTDRRLLTVTIEQFNGGPVGLETLAATTGEDAQTIEEVYEPYLMQIGYLTRTPRGRMASPAAWVHLGYEPPKRQLPLF, via the coding sequence ATGGCTATTATTTCCTCTCAGTCTAATTCCTCCCCAGCGGGCGATAATCGCAATCCCCTGCTACAGCCGGAAACCACCGCCGAGGATGTCGCCGAATACAGCCCAGATGAGACGCAACCCACGGAAAAAGCCAAAACCCAAATCCAGGCCGACGAAAAAATCCGCCCCCAACAATTAAGCGATTACATCGGTCAATCAGAACTCAAAGAAGTTCTCCACATTGCTATTCTTGCCGCCCAATCTCGTCAAGAAGCCTTAGATCACCTGTTGTTGTACGGGCCGCCGGGGTTGGGAAAAACCACCATGGCCTTAATTCTCGCCGCCGAAATGGGAGTTGGCTGCAAAATTACCACCGCCCCCTCCTTAGAACGTCCCCGGGACATCGTCGGCTTACTGGTGAACCTCAAACCGGGGGATGTGCTATTCATCGATGAAATCCACCGTCTCAGTCCCATGACCGAGGAATTACTCTACCCGGCCATGGAAGACTATCGCCTCGATATTACCATCGGCAAAGGGAAAACCGCCCGCACCCGTAGCATTGACTTACAGCCGTTTACCCTTGTCGGGGCTACCACTCGGGTGGGGGCATTGACATCTCCTCTGCGCGATCGCTTTGGTTTAGTACAGCGACTGCGGTTTTACGAACCCGACGAACTCAGCCAAATTGTCCAACGCACCGCCAAACTTTTAGATACCCCCCTAACCGACAGTGGGGCCTTAGAAATTGCCCGTCGTTCCCGAGGAACCCCCCGCATTGTCAATCGTTTGTTAAAACGAGTTCGGGACTACGCGCAGGTGAAAGCTTCAGGAACCATTACCGAAGAGATTGCTAAAGCGGCCTTAGAGTTATTTGAAGTGGATCCCATGGGCTTAGATTGGACCGATCGCCGCTTATTAACCGTTACCATTGAGCAGTTTAATGGGGGTCCTGTGGGCTTAGAAACCTTAGCCGCCACAACTGGGGAAGATGCCCAAACCATTGAGGAAGTCTATGAACCCTATTTGATGCAAATTGGCTATCTGACGCGCACCCCACGGGGACGCATGGCTAGTCCAGCGGCTTGGGTGCATCTGGGTTATGAACCACCGAAACGGCAATTACCGCTGTTTTAA
- a CDS encoding DUF3352 domain-containing protein — protein sequence MKSRAYSPLSLTLLGVILLTVLWTVYWFGFQSSLTLLRGAPRGEPAAALFLPKDPPLVMSLFTNPQKLQDLRQLRTPLRQRGQAKAEFRRLKASLLTDTNLEYERDIEPWLGDEITLAVTTADLDRDPKNGTQPGYLLALEVRDGERSREFLDLFWQNKAVSGRELRFETYKGVKLIYSRQTRPPTGDRLQLKDFNPFAKESAGEWSSALVGDRFVLFANAPEVLRKAINDAQVEDLNLQHSPTYQKAIARLDDQRIGIILADVPQLSGWLGGDSVKPESQLPDTLAIGLGLSRQGLLADTVWTSRNDESTVAPELDHPVAALNYVPEESAVVLAGTDLASRWRRLSQAVSGGDLLSRLLTQPLGELEHRWGISLQEDIFDWVTGDYALALLPNADEDGLDWIFVADDPPDNHSQSDAAIARLDEAAAANGYSVGPFTLKDQHRILAWTRLMTKEGKTSEGNLRLRLEADVLGVRGQLNDYRLLASSIEAIDWAYTSPRRNSLLANGQFRKELPLLPQENDGYFYLNWQQSQGPLRQQLPFLRVLELTGNPLFDHVRSLLLSTEGHRNGVHRAQVLIKLIP from the coding sequence ATGAAGTCACGCGCCTATTCTCCCCTATCTCTCACCCTCCTCGGGGTGATTCTCCTAACTGTCCTCTGGACGGTGTATTGGTTTGGCTTCCAGAGTTCTCTGACGCTGTTGCGGGGGGCCCCGAGGGGTGAACCGGCGGCGGCGTTGTTTCTTCCCAAAGATCCCCCTTTGGTGATGTCGCTGTTTACCAATCCTCAGAAACTACAAGACTTGCGACAATTGCGCACTCCCCTACGTCAACGGGGACAGGCCAAGGCAGAATTTCGGCGTTTGAAAGCTAGTCTGCTGACAGATACCAACTTAGAGTATGAACGGGATATTGAACCCTGGTTAGGAGACGAAATTACCCTAGCCGTCACCACTGCTGACCTCGATCGCGATCCCAAAAATGGAACCCAGCCCGGATATCTCCTGGCGTTGGAAGTCCGCGATGGGGAACGCAGTCGCGAGTTTCTGGATCTGTTTTGGCAAAATAAGGCTGTTTCGGGGCGGGAATTGCGCTTTGAGACCTATAAGGGCGTGAAACTCATTTATAGCCGTCAAACCCGCCCACCAACGGGGGATAGGTTGCAACTGAAAGACTTTAATCCCTTTGCTAAGGAAAGTGCTGGAGAATGGTCAAGTGCCCTGGTGGGCGATCGCTTTGTGTTGTTCGCTAACGCGCCGGAGGTCTTGCGCAAAGCCATTAACGATGCCCAAGTTGAGGATCTGAACTTACAACATTCTCCCACCTATCAGAAGGCGATCGCCCGGCTGGATGACCAGCGAATTGGAATTATCCTCGCAGATGTCCCCCAACTGAGTGGTTGGCTAGGGGGCGATTCGGTTAAACCTGAGTCTCAACTCCCGGATACCTTGGCCATTGGCTTAGGCCTTAGCCGTCAAGGCCTCCTGGCGGATACGGTCTGGACCAGTCGCAACGATGAGAGTACCGTTGCCCCCGAATTAGATCACCCCGTAGCGGCGTTGAATTATGTCCCTGAGGAGAGTGCTGTAGTGTTGGCGGGAACAGATCTCGCCAGTCGCTGGCGTCGTCTCTCGCAAGCGGTGTCAGGAGGGGATTTACTCTCTCGTTTACTCACCCAACCCCTAGGGGAATTGGAACACCGCTGGGGAATTTCGTTACAGGAGGATATTTTTGATTGGGTGACGGGGGATTATGCTCTGGCATTATTACCCAATGCGGACGAAGATGGCTTAGATTGGATTTTCGTGGCGGATGACCCCCCGGACAATCACTCCCAGTCTGACGCCGCTATTGCCCGCCTCGATGAAGCCGCCGCCGCCAATGGCTATAGTGTCGGCCCCTTTACCCTGAAAGACCAACATCGGATTCTGGCCTGGACTCGTCTGATGACGAAGGAAGGAAAAACCTCTGAAGGGAACTTACGACTACGCCTCGAAGCGGATGTGTTAGGCGTTCGGGGTCAGTTGAATGATTACCGTCTCCTAGCCAGTTCCATTGAAGCCATCGACTGGGCCTATACCTCACCCCGTCGTAATTCCCTCTTAGCCAACGGTCAGTTCCGCAAAGAGTTACCGCTGCTTCCCCAGGAGAATGACGGCTATTTTTATCTCAATTGGCAACAGAGTCAGGGGCCGTTACGTCAGCAATTGCCCTTTTTGCGGGTTTTGGAACTGACGGGAAATCCCCTGTTTGACCATGTGCGATCGCTCCTGTTGAGTACGGAAGGACATCGTAACGGAGTCCACCGGGCCCAAGTCCTGATTAAACTCATCCCTTAA